A region from the Paraburkholderia flagellata genome encodes:
- a CDS encoding LPD7 domain-containing protein has protein sequence MSENNEIGFQGGLARENPYRMVQPGVTSSWDEAANDVNGRNADGLRPIEVAARALNVVEFLTIASQPDFNPADVDPRAQASLARDDDFPQAAERYDAFIEALETYDRFVRAAHRLHPEREIEDALESRLDDGLPTIETADNPRIAPLDIGTAAANDDNARNAANDPDKTRAQPTLQPDLERARLARAEDREAFERAQADLAALLEKNGGRVGKGPAQAPQAATETGREAQGQQAADGGKEGEGNEVKAAPIFREKGYEVPASVVAQYVAFDGKYLHRQTEVVHFHDKGRKLSTDSEDKAVVRSMIEVAKAKNWGEVQLKGSEEFRRQAWVAAELAGIKSTGFKPKAQDRALLQAAREEMRISAGEREAGRSEGANTVEVSAGARAAEQKPAEQARAAAEKPAEPQAATEKAAAPQADDAAAVQAARAAFMERGRAIQAGARPGFDALSADTARKVLEQRIKGFSPEVQARFRNDMERQIEEARKADTPLAIPVPKADRILVEAAKMQQEAPARAAETAPEVPSDIER, from the coding sequence ATGAGTGAGAACAACGAAATCGGATTCCAGGGTGGTCTGGCGAGAGAAAACCCGTATCGAATGGTCCAGCCGGGTGTCACGTCCTCATGGGATGAGGCGGCGAACGATGTGAACGGCCGGAATGCCGATGGTCTGCGCCCGATCGAGGTTGCGGCACGCGCACTGAACGTCGTCGAGTTTCTGACAATCGCCTCGCAGCCTGACTTCAACCCGGCCGACGTCGATCCGCGTGCGCAGGCGAGCCTCGCGCGCGATGATGACTTTCCGCAAGCCGCGGAGCGGTACGACGCGTTTATCGAAGCTCTGGAGACATATGACAGGTTCGTGCGCGCAGCGCACCGCCTGCATCCCGAGCGCGAAATCGAGGATGCGCTGGAATCGCGTCTGGATGACGGCCTGCCGACTATCGAGACCGCCGATAACCCGCGCATCGCCCCGCTCGATATCGGCACGGCTGCCGCGAATGATGACAACGCCCGCAACGCGGCGAACGATCCGGACAAGACTCGTGCCCAGCCGACGCTTCAGCCGGATCTCGAGCGCGCGCGTCTTGCGCGCGCCGAAGACCGCGAGGCATTCGAGCGTGCGCAGGCGGATCTGGCAGCGCTGCTGGAGAAGAATGGCGGCCGTGTGGGAAAAGGCCCGGCTCAGGCGCCTCAAGCAGCGACGGAAACAGGCCGCGAGGCACAAGGCCAGCAGGCGGCTGATGGCGGGAAAGAGGGTGAGGGCAACGAGGTCAAGGCCGCGCCCATTTTCCGCGAAAAAGGCTATGAGGTACCTGCATCGGTGGTCGCACAGTACGTTGCCTTCGACGGCAAGTATCTGCATCGTCAGACGGAGGTTGTGCATTTCCACGACAAGGGCCGCAAGCTTTCGACGGATAGCGAAGACAAGGCGGTTGTGCGCAGCATGATCGAAGTCGCCAAGGCGAAAAACTGGGGCGAGGTCCAACTCAAAGGCAGCGAGGAATTCCGTCGCCAGGCATGGGTTGCAGCGGAACTGGCAGGCATCAAGTCGACCGGATTCAAGCCGAAGGCGCAGGACCGGGCGCTGCTGCAGGCGGCGCGCGAGGAAATGCGCATTTCGGCGGGAGAGCGCGAGGCGGGGCGCAGCGAGGGGGCAAACACGGTGGAGGTGTCCGCCGGCGCCCGCGCGGCTGAACAAAAGCCCGCTGAACAGGCACGTGCGGCCGCGGAGAAGCCCGCAGAGCCCCAGGCCGCCACGGAAAAAGCCGCAGCGCCGCAGGCTGACGATGCGGCGGCGGTGCAGGCTGCACGAGCAGCATTCATGGAGCGCGGCAGGGCAATCCAGGCCGGTGCGCGTCCCGGCTTCGACGCGTTGTCGGCAGATACCGCGCGCAAGGTGCTCGAACAGCGCATCAAGGGGTTCTCGCCGGAAGTCCAGGCGCGATTCCGCAACGACATGGAACGGCAGATTGAGGAAGCGCGCAAGGCAGACACACCGCTTGCGATTCCTGTACCCAAGGCCGACCGCATTCTGGTCGAGGCGGCAAAGATGCAGCAGGAGGCACCGGCGCGCGCAGCTGAGACTGCACCCGAAGTCCCGTCAGACATCGAGCGCTAG
- a CDS encoding Ig-like domain-containing protein translates to MKPQPTGDWVPVNTVSVDAATGDDGWVEFEPDSVAPPGATQAASVSTAGASKAEAPHTESRTVTAEDRTPATRPVVPEVAAARTQAASAVSGDSPSKAAAVGSAPAVSGKPFSGKTVNAQLEKIAAPSARGLSVLKPAAAAAAAAAAAAIRVEPKVPASSAVAASQVVPPATQQAVVTPQSRTIASSNPVLPVVLASHAASSGAQRRVVASAAAATAAAAAVTASSVSPAAAGGVRHVGPTAASGERFMTGSALAFDAPRQSALADAPLQLSFTSPVAGGAIVPGALPGGTAAMNGFEAAMAIAASDSDASAPHGQWEKSHNAQSQNATDMLRERVSSAADSAIEKYLRQFGTTRLNIGGGNKFHDYSLDMLVAFKQTKETVWFTQLGYRRSNALSTYYRNTANLGLGMRTYVDDYRWLLGANVFYDRDVTRQHQRLGVGLEAWTDYLKLSANGYMRLTNWRDSEDIVGYRERPANGWDIRAEGYLPRFPQLGMKLMYEKYYGDNVGLFGSSALQKSPSAVTVGLTWQPVPLIGFDVNYRRGQGGHSDGGVMATLAYRMGVPLKDQLDPEGVSESRQIRFSRLDLVNRNNEIVLQYQKKQGHISLQSSVSGYPDNTVRFAVNAYSGVGFKSLSWEGTASSFAQAYGGGSSGTLNLPAYTPGGTNTYDLRLVGQEKDGTRVTSNTMTVTVSETQLTLAASKASALANGADSVTFTATVTSNSGAGVAGQTVRWTVPSGTTLVSSTTLTNGAGEATATVTTTTAGVVTMQALDSSSSATASASTTFTADNSTANVATLTASPSTIAANGSSNTTLTATLKDANGNAIGSGVMVAWSTTLGTLSATTSTTNSNGQATVTLTSTTAGTATATAAATAGKKTAAVLFVADATTATVSALSASPTSITANGTATSTLTATLKDANGNALGAGLTVTWNATAGTLLASSSTTNSSGQATVTLTSSTTAGTATVTATATATAGSKAASVAFTADPSTATVSALDASPTSITANGSSTSTLTATLKDANGNALGAGLTVTWSTTAGTLSATTSTTNSSGQATVTLTSSTTAVTATVTATAVAGSNAVSVTFVADTSTATVSALSASPSSITANGTSTSTLTATLKDANGNALGAGLTVTWSASAGTHSASSSTTNSGGQATVTLTSSTTAGTATVTAAATAGSKTASVEFVADTSTATVSSLSASPSSITANGTSTSTLTATLKDANGNALGAGLTVTWSKTAGTLSATSSTTNSSGQATVTLTSSTTAGTATVTAAATAGSNTASVTFVADTSTATVSSLSASPSSITANGTSTSTLTATLKDANGNALGAGLTVTWSKTAGTLSATTSTTNSSGQATVTLTSSTTAGTATVTAAATVGSKSASVTFVADSSTARVVSLTQTATTGTADGSSTITFTALVEDANGNVVSGASVSWSTTLGTLSASSSTANSSGYATVTLTAPSSAGTATVAASATASSKSASVTYTSSSAVIQSISYTITASGGSNETVTVTATVTDSSGNALPGATINWSVAVDSYASATLGASSSTTDSSGKATVTVSATGLSTGTYGHITVTATSNYNSNSVTWAIQGYDGSNGG, encoded by the coding sequence ATGAAGCCGCAGCCGACAGGAGATTGGGTTCCGGTCAATACCGTATCGGTTGATGCCGCGACGGGCGACGATGGCTGGGTTGAGTTCGAGCCGGATTCGGTGGCGCCCCCTGGTGCGACGCAGGCCGCGAGCGTGAGCACTGCAGGTGCCTCGAAAGCCGAAGCCCCGCATACGGAGTCGCGCACGGTGACAGCGGAGGATCGCACTCCTGCCACGCGTCCGGTCGTGCCCGAAGTTGCTGCGGCTCGCACACAAGCGGCGTCTGCCGTGTCAGGTGACAGCCCGAGCAAAGCGGCTGCCGTTGGATCGGCGCCCGCCGTATCCGGCAAGCCGTTTTCGGGCAAGACGGTCAATGCGCAACTCGAGAAAATTGCTGCACCCAGCGCTCGTGGGTTGAGCGTACTCAAGCCGGCTGCTGCTGCTGCTGCTGCTGCTGCGGCGGCGGCGATCCGGGTGGAACCGAAAGTCCCGGCTTCGTCGGCCGTTGCCGCTTCGCAGGTCGTCCCGCCCGCGACGCAGCAAGCCGTGGTAACGCCTCAGTCGCGAACGATCGCTTCGTCCAACCCCGTATTGCCCGTCGTGCTGGCATCGCATGCGGCTTCGTCTGGCGCGCAACGGCGCGTCGTTGCCTCAGCCGCTGCTGCTACGGCGGCGGCCGCGGCAGTCACGGCATCGAGCGTTAGTCCGGCAGCAGCGGGTGGCGTCAGGCATGTCGGACCGACCGCCGCTTCGGGCGAACGTTTTATGACGGGGTCGGCTCTGGCGTTCGATGCGCCACGTCAGTCAGCGCTGGCTGACGCACCGTTGCAGCTTTCCTTCACCTCGCCTGTTGCGGGTGGGGCGATTGTGCCTGGAGCGCTACCGGGCGGCACAGCAGCAATGAATGGTTTTGAAGCGGCGATGGCGATTGCGGCGTCGGATTCTGACGCGAGCGCACCGCACGGCCAGTGGGAGAAGTCGCACAACGCCCAGTCGCAGAACGCGACGGACATGTTGCGTGAGCGGGTTAGCTCGGCAGCGGATTCGGCAATCGAGAAGTATCTGCGCCAGTTCGGCACCACGCGGCTGAACATCGGCGGTGGCAACAAGTTTCACGACTACAGCCTCGATATGCTGGTCGCGTTCAAACAGACAAAAGAAACTGTCTGGTTTACGCAACTGGGCTACCGGCGCTCGAACGCGTTGAGCACCTATTACCGGAACACTGCCAATCTCGGCCTCGGCATGCGCACCTATGTTGACGATTACCGCTGGCTGCTTGGTGCCAATGTTTTCTACGACCGTGACGTGACGCGTCAGCATCAGCGTTTGGGCGTGGGCCTCGAAGCGTGGACGGACTATCTGAAGCTGTCTGCGAACGGTTACATGCGCCTGACGAACTGGCGTGATTCCGAGGACATCGTGGGATACCGGGAGCGACCCGCCAACGGCTGGGATATCCGCGCGGAGGGCTATCTGCCACGGTTTCCGCAACTGGGCATGAAGCTCATGTACGAAAAGTACTATGGCGACAACGTGGGTTTGTTTGGCTCCAGTGCTCTCCAGAAGAGCCCCAGCGCCGTCACGGTTGGACTGACCTGGCAACCGGTGCCGCTTATTGGCTTCGACGTCAATTACCGGCGCGGGCAGGGCGGCCATTCGGATGGCGGCGTAATGGCGACACTTGCCTACCGCATGGGTGTGCCGCTGAAGGATCAACTGGACCCTGAAGGCGTGAGCGAGTCGCGACAGATCCGCTTTAGCCGCCTCGATCTCGTGAACCGCAACAATGAGATCGTACTGCAGTACCAGAAGAAGCAAGGCCATATCAGCCTGCAGTCGAGCGTCAGCGGCTATCCGGACAATACTGTGCGGTTTGCGGTCAACGCGTATTCGGGCGTGGGCTTCAAGTCGCTCTCGTGGGAGGGCACGGCTAGCTCGTTTGCACAAGCCTATGGCGGCGGCAGCAGCGGTACCTTGAATCTCCCTGCCTACACGCCGGGCGGCACGAATACGTATGATCTGCGCCTTGTCGGCCAGGAGAAAGACGGGACGCGTGTCACCTCTAACACAATGACTGTGACGGTTAGTGAGACGCAGCTGACGCTCGCGGCCTCAAAGGCATCAGCGCTCGCGAATGGCGCGGACAGTGTGACGTTTACCGCGACGGTAACGAGCAACAGCGGCGCAGGCGTGGCGGGGCAGACTGTCCGATGGACCGTGCCTAGTGGCACTACATTGGTTTCGTCAACGACACTGACCAACGGTGCGGGCGAAGCGACTGCAACGGTGACTACGACCACGGCGGGGGTGGTTACGATGCAAGCGCTCGATAGCTCCTCGTCGGCGACGGCCAGCGCGAGCACGACCTTTACGGCGGATAACTCGACGGCGAACGTGGCGACGCTGACGGCCTCACCTTCAACGATTGCCGCCAATGGCAGCAGCAACACGACGCTTACGGCGACGCTCAAGGATGCGAACGGCAATGCGATCGGCTCGGGCGTCATGGTTGCATGGAGCACGACGCTGGGCACGCTGTCGGCGACCACCAGCACCACCAACAGTAACGGCCAGGCGACCGTGACGCTCACTTCGACCACGGCGGGCACGGCGACGGCCACAGCTGCGGCAACGGCCGGCAAGAAGACCGCAGCCGTACTGTTCGTGGCGGACGCGACGACGGCCACTGTCTCGGCGCTGAGCGCATCGCCAACGAGCATCACAGCCAACGGTACCGCCACCTCAACGCTGACAGCCACGCTTAAGGATGCGAACGGCAATGCGCTCGGCGCGGGCCTGACGGTGACGTGGAACGCCACGGCGGGCACGCTCTTGGCGAGCAGCAGCACGACCAACAGCAGCGGCCAGGCGACGGTCACGCTTACCTCGTCCACTACGGCGGGCACGGCAACGGTCACGGCTACGGCTACGGCTACGGCAGGCAGTAAGGCTGCGTCGGTGGCATTTACTGCAGATCCGTCGACGGCCACAGTCTCTGCTCTTGACGCATCGCCAACGAGCATCACGGCCAACGGCAGCAGCACGTCGACGCTGACAGCCACGCTCAAGGATGCGAACGGCAATGCGCTTGGCGCGGGTCTGACGGTGACGTGGAGCACGACGGCGGGGACGCTCTCGGCGACAACCAGCACGACCAACAGCAGCGGCCAGGCGACGGTTACACTCACTTCGTCCACTACGGCGGTCACGGCGACGGTCACGGCGACGGCAGTAGCAGGTAGCAACGCCGTATCGGTGACGTTCGTCGCTGACACCTCGACGGCCACAGTATCGGCGCTAAGCGCATCGCCTTCGAGCATCACAGCTAACGGCACCAGCACCTCGACGCTGACGGCCACGCTCAAGGATGCGAACGGCAACGCGCTCGGCGCGGGCCTGACGGTTACGTGGAGCGCGTCGGCGGGCACGCACTCGGCAAGCAGCAGCACGACCAACAGCGGCGGCCAGGCGACGGTCACGCTCACCTCGTCCACCACGGCGGGCACGGCAACGGTCACTGCGGCGGCTACGGCAGGTAGCAAGACCGCATCGGTGGAGTTTGTTGCTGATACGTCGACGGCCACGGTTTCGTCGCTGAGCGCATCGCCTTCGAGCATCACGGCCAACGGCACCAGCACCTCGACGCTGACGGCCACGCTCAAGGACGCGAATGGCAACGCGCTCGGCGCAGGCCTGACGGTAACGTGGAGCAAGACGGCGGGCACGCTCTCGGCGACAAGCAGCACGACCAACAGCAGCGGCCAGGCGACGGTCACGCTCACCTCGTCCACTACGGCGGGCACGGCGACGGTTACTGCGGCGGCCACCGCAGGCAGCAACACGGCATCGGTGACGTTCGTCGCTGACACCTCGACGGCCACGGTTTCGTCGCTGAGCGCATCGCCTTCAAGCATCACGGCTAACGGCACCAGCACCTCGACGCTGACGGCCACGCTCAAGGATGCAAATGGCAATGCGCTCGGCGCGGGCTTGACGGTGACGTGGAGCAAGACGGCGGGTACGCTCTCTGCGACGACAAGCACCACCAATAGCAGCGGTCAGGCGACGGTCACGCTCACCTCGTCCACCACGGCGGGCACGGCGACCGTCACAGCGGCGGCTACGGTAGGCAGCAAGAGCGCCTCGGTGACCTTCGTTGCTGACTCATCGACTGCACGCGTGGTGTCCCTGACGCAGACGGCAACGACGGGCACCGCTGACGGCAGCAGCACGATCACCTTCACCGCCCTGGTCGAGGACGCGAATGGGAACGTGGTGAGCGGAGCGTCGGTGAGCTGGTCAACGACGCTTGGAACGCTCTCAGCAAGCTCAAGCACGGCGAATTCGAGCGGTTATGCGACGGTGACGCTTACCGCGCCTTCTTCTGCTGGCACAGCGACGGTGGCTGCATCGGCCACGGCTAGCAGCAAGAGTGCAAGTGTGACGTACACCAGTTCCAGCGCTGTAATTCAGAGCATCTCCTACACCATCACCGCAAGTGGCGGCTCTAACGAGACCGTGACAGTAACGGCTACTGTGACGGACAGTTCAGGGAATGCATTGCCTGGAGCCACAATTAACTGGAGCGTGGCAGTGGACAGTTACGCCAGTGCGACTCTAGGCGCTTCCTCATCTACGACAGACTCAAGCGGAAAAGCGACGGTCACAGTTAGTGCAACAGGTTTGAGCACAGGCACTTACGGCCACATCACGGTGACGGCAACGTCGAACTACAACTCGAATTCCGTCACCTGGGCAATTCAAGGGTATGACGGCTCAAACGGGGGTTAG
- a CDS encoding type IV secretory system conjugative DNA transfer family protein, whose product MGHRFPGIIVGYHKRLGYLVYYGQQFVLLAAPTRSGKGVGIVIPNLLTYPDSVVVLDLKLENFRYTSKVRAAHGQKVFLFAPFSEDGVTHRWNVFDAVMSFPPHLRIGEVMSIGEAFWPSRVEAKTKFFHDSARNLFLALSLYLMETPGLPLTLGEIFRQGSGAGRPIKQFVQEVLRTRATASAAGAALSPDCVDAFNRFLSIPDNTLGNVTATFNAPLLVFANPVVDAATSASDFDLSAVRSQRISIYFGVTPNRLDDAAQLINLFYSQLIKLNMRELPKDNPALKYQCAMFLDEAAAVGKIGIIDQSNAYIAGYNMRLVTIIQSVAQLQREDMYGKDGARTLVTNHGMQILYPPREQADAREYSEMLGYFTAVQRSRGRSTGKGVTKNNGQTEQKRALMMPQELREMPQKEEIIITENCKPIRCEKALFYKDRAFIDLLKAQSPTLAALGERMPDQDQLELAALQLRELSVPVPKIDIESMWAQRLQARAVQPEIREVTRDELALLKAEDIANADEIFEAMCGTWPFLREIKTLTESREVANHE is encoded by the coding sequence ATGGGCCACCGCTTTCCGGGCATCATCGTTGGCTATCACAAGCGCCTGGGCTACCTCGTCTACTACGGCCAGCAGTTCGTCCTGCTCGCCGCGCCCACGCGTTCCGGCAAGGGTGTCGGTATCGTGATCCCGAATCTGCTCACCTATCCCGATTCGGTCGTGGTGCTGGACCTGAAGCTGGAAAACTTCCGGTACACATCAAAGGTCCGTGCAGCCCACGGGCAAAAGGTGTTCCTGTTTGCGCCGTTTTCGGAAGACGGCGTGACGCACCGGTGGAACGTGTTCGATGCGGTGATGTCGTTTCCGCCGCACCTGCGCATCGGGGAAGTGATGTCGATCGGCGAAGCCTTCTGGCCGAGCCGGGTTGAGGCGAAGACGAAGTTTTTCCACGACAGCGCGCGCAACCTGTTCCTCGCACTCTCGCTGTACCTGATGGAGACGCCGGGCCTGCCGCTGACGCTAGGTGAGATTTTCCGTCAGGGCTCAGGCGCGGGCCGTCCGATCAAGCAGTTCGTGCAGGAAGTCCTGCGCACGCGCGCCACGGCGAGCGCAGCGGGTGCGGCCCTGAGTCCCGATTGCGTGGATGCCTTTAACCGCTTCCTGAGCATTCCGGACAACACCCTGGGTAACGTCACCGCGACGTTCAACGCGCCGCTGCTGGTGTTCGCGAATCCTGTCGTCGACGCCGCAACGAGCGCTTCGGACTTCGATCTGTCCGCTGTGCGCTCGCAGCGCATTTCGATCTACTTTGGCGTGACGCCGAACCGGCTTGATGACGCCGCACAGTTGATCAACCTGTTCTATTCGCAGCTGATCAAGCTGAACATGCGCGAGCTGCCCAAGGACAACCCGGCGCTGAAGTACCAGTGCGCGATGTTTCTCGATGAGGCGGCCGCGGTCGGAAAGATCGGAATCATTGACCAGTCGAACGCGTATATCGCGGGCTACAACATGCGCCTGGTCACGATCATCCAGAGCGTTGCGCAGCTGCAGCGCGAGGACATGTACGGCAAGGATGGCGCGCGCACGCTCGTCACCAACCACGGCATGCAGATTCTCTATCCCCCGCGCGAACAGGCCGATGCCCGGGAGTATTCGGAAATGCTGGGCTATTTCACGGCAGTCCAGCGCTCACGTGGCCGCAGCACAGGCAAGGGCGTGACGAAGAACAACGGCCAGACCGAGCAAAAGCGCGCGTTGATGATGCCCCAGGAACTGCGCGAGATGCCGCAGAAGGAGGAAATCATCATCACCGAGAACTGCAAGCCGATCCGCTGCGAGAAAGCCCTCTTCTACAAGGATCGCGCTTTCATCGATCTGCTCAAGGCCCAAAGCCCGACGCTTGCGGCCCTTGGCGAACGCATGCCAGACCAGGACCAGCTGGAGCTTGCCGCGCTGCAGTTGCGCGAACTGAGCGTACCCGTGCCGAAGATCGATATCGAGTCGATGTGGGCGCAGCGGCTGCAGGCGCGTGCGGTGCAGCCCGAGATACGGGAGGTCACGCGCGATGAGCTGGCGCTGCTCAAGGCCGAGGACATCGCGAACGCTGACGAAATCTTCGAGGCCATGTGTGGTACGTGGCCGTTTCTCCGAGAAATCAAGACTCTGACTGAATCAAGGGAGGTTGCAAACCATGAGTGA
- the stbB gene encoding StbB family protein: MHVSIVNFSGNVGKSTIANHVFAPRMPDAPIIRIESVNSDGSDGATIRGDQFREIQEGVLTLTDSISDVGASNVEDYVSGLRSFHGAHEDLDFFIVPTVPDDKQMVDTIATIDALSTEIGVPAQKIRVVFNRVNQRHSVESQFAPIFNWHKKARACVVDPAAAIYSNEIYSLLRGTDQSIVALAADETDYRAMIAGADAAERQRLARMISRKRLAASVKDEHDRVFAILTR, from the coding sequence ATGCACGTTTCAATCGTCAATTTCAGCGGCAACGTTGGAAAGAGCACCATCGCCAATCACGTGTTTGCCCCGCGCATGCCGGACGCGCCGATCATCCGCATTGAATCGGTGAATTCAGATGGCTCCGATGGCGCGACTATCCGCGGCGATCAGTTCCGCGAGATCCAGGAGGGCGTCCTCACGCTGACCGACTCGATCAGCGACGTGGGCGCGTCAAATGTGGAGGACTATGTATCGGGGCTGCGCAGCTTTCACGGTGCGCATGAAGACCTCGACTTCTTCATTGTGCCGACGGTGCCCGACGACAAGCAGATGGTGGACACCATCGCCACAATCGATGCGCTTTCGACTGAAATTGGAGTGCCTGCGCAGAAGATCCGGGTGGTATTCAACCGGGTAAACCAGCGGCATTCGGTCGAATCGCAGTTCGCGCCGATTTTCAACTGGCACAAGAAGGCGCGCGCGTGCGTCGTCGACCCAGCTGCCGCGATCTACAGCAACGAAATTTATTCGCTGTTGCGCGGTACGGACCAGAGCATCGTCGCGCTCGCTGCGGACGAAACCGATTATCGCGCCATGATTGCCGGGGCAGATGCGGCCGAACGGCAGCGCCTCGCTCGCATGATCTCGCGCAAGCGTCTGGCCGCGAGCGTAAAGGATGAACACGATCGTGTGTTCGCCATTCTGACACGTTAA
- the virB11 gene encoding P-type DNA transfer ATPase VirB11 yields MEAEAVVESTVTELESVVGRWDRTTTSRSLLKQTGIVRHMKTEGVTEVVVNRPGQIATEGRNGWSLHEAPECTFDALNNLANALCVMNDKHLTAQSPIQNIVLPDGERCQVLIYPACEEGTVSITIRIPSKVRLSMDDYERFEAFKDFVDVSYHKAIPANVDLKPFEIEMLQAKEKRDVRRLLELAIEHKLNIVFVGGTGSGKTTLMKALADLVDPDTRVGTIEDTHELSLPNQWNKVHMFYSAALPPKEIVKSTLRMKFDRVYLAELRGDETWDYLGLLNTGHEGGMTSIHANGPRETFARIATLVKQSEVGLGLDYDFILREAKTTIDLVVFMDRKRLTKLYYDPVEKYLLLNGLK; encoded by the coding sequence ATGGAAGCCGAAGCCGTAGTGGAAAGCACCGTCACGGAACTTGAAAGCGTTGTCGGCCGCTGGGACAGGACGACCACCTCACGAAGCCTGCTCAAGCAGACCGGGATCGTCCGGCACATGAAAACGGAAGGCGTGACTGAAGTTGTCGTGAACCGGCCGGGGCAGATTGCAACGGAAGGGCGCAATGGCTGGAGCCTGCACGAAGCGCCGGAATGCACGTTCGACGCCCTGAACAATCTGGCGAATGCACTGTGCGTGATGAATGACAAGCATCTCACCGCGCAGTCGCCGATCCAGAACATTGTGCTGCCGGACGGCGAACGTTGCCAGGTGTTGATCTACCCTGCATGCGAGGAAGGCACGGTGTCGATCACGATCCGTATCCCGAGCAAGGTGCGCCTTTCGATGGATGACTACGAGCGCTTCGAAGCGTTCAAGGATTTCGTTGATGTCTCGTATCACAAGGCGATTCCGGCGAACGTCGATCTCAAGCCGTTCGAGATCGAGATGCTGCAGGCAAAAGAGAAGCGTGACGTGCGCCGGCTGCTTGAACTGGCGATCGAACACAAGCTGAACATCGTCTTTGTGGGCGGTACCGGCTCCGGAAAAACGACGCTGATGAAGGCGCTCGCGGATCTGGTCGACCCTGATACGCGCGTTGGCACCATCGAGGACACCCACGAACTCAGTCTTCCGAACCAGTGGAACAAGGTTCACATGTTCTACAGCGCGGCGCTGCCGCCCAAGGAAATCGTGAAGTCCACGCTGCGGATGAAGTTCGATCGCGTGTATCTGGCAGAGCTTCGCGGCGATGAAACGTGGGACTACCTCGGACTGCTGAATACCGGTCACGAAGGCGGCATGACCAGCATCCACGCCAACGGTCCGCGGGAGACGTTCGCGCGTATCGCGACCCTCGTCAAACAAAGCGAAGTCGGCCTGGGTCTTGACTATGACTTCATTCTGCGTGAAGCGAAGACAACGATCGACCTGGTGGTGTTCATGGATCGCAAGCGACTGACCAAGCTGTACTACGACCCCGTGGAAAAGTACCTGCTGCTCAACGGCCTGAAGTGA